Below is a window of Virgibacillus sp. NKC19-3 DNA.
AACTTCTTCTTTTCTCATGTCTGACAGGCGTTTAGCTAACTTATGTGCAAGAGAAATTGGTAATGGCATTAGCTCCTCGGTCTCATCACATGCATAACCAAACATTAGCCCTTGGTCTCCTGCACCAATGGAAGCTATCTCTTCTTCACTTATTTTCCCCTGGCGTGCCTCTAGTGCAGTATCAACGCCACCTGCAATATCTGGTGATTGTTCATCGATTGCGGTTAATACCGCACAAGTTTCAGCATCAAATCCATACTTTGCTCTCGTATACCCTATATCTTTAATCGTTTGACGAACAATAGCCGGAATATCTGCATACGTACTGGTTGTGATTTCTCCTGATACTAACACAAGTCCTGTCGTCACTGTTGTCTCACAAGCAACACGTGCATGTGGATCATTTTTTAATATTTCATCCAGAATCGCATCTGACACTTGATCAGAGATCTTATCCGGATGCCCTTCTGTTACAGATTCAGATGTAAATAAACGACGATTTGCAGCCATACGGCTAAATCCTCCCTTTAATGATGTTACGGAACTCTGTTTATCATTCTATGCATATTATTATTCAAAGTACCAAACGAACAAAGGCGCAGGGCGCCCGCGCATCACGAGTGGCTCAATGTTGCCACGCAAAGTGGCGGTTTTACCTTCTTATCTTATAAAAAAGCCCTTCCTACAATCATGAGGAAAGGGTATGTATCCTTTCGCTCTTATTGTTCAAGGAGTGTCCTTGCATCAGGTGAGCACCTTTTCACCGCAGTGATGGTTGCTGGGTTTCATCGGGGCTGTCCCTCCACCAACTCTGAATAAGAGAGTATCCGTTCGCAATTTAGCTTATCGAAAGAGATCTTTTCTGTCAACTAGATAGTCTCAAGGAGGAGAAGTAAAATTTTCGAAAAAAACTCTTGAATAGTATGGACTAATTTAATAAATGTGTTATACTATTTGTGAATTGATGCATATGATAATGTTATATTAAAAAACATCGGAAGGCGGGTATTTCATATGAAAACGTTAGAGAACACATTATTCAAAACTATATCCTCTCATAAAAACCTGAAGCAAAATGCAGCTGTTTCACAATTGGTCGAGAATATATTATCACGAAATGAAGGTGTTCTTACTGAAACTGGAGCTGTTCGCGCAACAACAGGAACCTATACTGGACGTTCACCAAAAGATAAATTTATTGTTAAGGATGAAATTTGTGAAGACTTTATTGATTGGGGACCCGTTAATCAAGCAATCGACGAGGAATCCTTTAATAAGCTTTATGAAAAAGTATGCATGTATTTAGAGAAAAAAGAGGTGTTATATCAATTCAAGGGATTTGCTGGAGCGGATCCTGCTTACCGTCTACCGATTCAAGTCATTAATGAATATGCATGGCATAATTTATTTTCCCGCCAACTGTTCATTAACCCGACTGACGAGGAACTTGCCTCACATCAAGCGGAATTCACAGTAGTATCAGCACCGGATTTCAAGGCAGATCCAGCAATTGACGGCACCAATTCAGAGACGTTTATAATTATTTCCTTTAAAAAACGTGTCGTTTTAATCGGTGGAACGGAATATGCTGGGGAGATAAAAAAATCTATTTTTTCGGTTATGAATTATTTATTGCCAAGGCAAAATATTTTATCAATGCATTGTTCAGCGAATGTTGGACCAGAAGGCGATGTTGCTTTATTCTTTGGCCTCTCGGGAACTGGAAAAACAACATTATCTGCTGATCCATACCGCAGGCTAATCGGTGATGATGAACATGGGTGGAGTCCAAACGGTGTATTTAATATTGAGGGCGGCTGTTATGCAAAGTGTATTAATCTATCTGAGAAGAAGGAACCTCAAATTTTTAATGCGATCCGATTTGGATCCGTATTGGAAAATGTAGCGATCGATGAAGCAACACGGTGCTTGGACTATGATAATGTATCCTTAACAGAAAACACACGAGCAGCATATCCATTGGACAATATCGATAATATTATCGAGCCAAGCGTGGCTGGTCATCCGAATACGATTATTTTTTTAACAGCAGATGCCTCCGGGACCTTGCCGCCGGTTAGTAAATTAACAAAAGAACAGGCCATGTACCACTTTTTAAGTGGATACACAAGTAAATTAGCAGGTACAGAGCGCGGAGTGACAGAACCTCAAGCTACATTCTCAGCATGCTTTGGGGCGCCATTCCTTCCTCTGGCACCATCCACTTATGCAGAAATGTTGGGAGAAAAAATTGACCACCATCGTTCTAATGTCTTTTTAGTCAATACTGGCTGGACCGGCGGGCCCTATGGTATTGGAACACGAATGAAATTATCGCACACCCGTGCCATGATTCATTCCGCTTTAGAGGGCGAATTGAACAATGTTGAAACAACAAAAGATACGATTTTCGGTCTTGAAATTCCCCTACACGTACCAGGGGTACCTGATGACGTACTTGTTCCAAAAACAACATGGGAAGATAAAAATGCTTATACAGCTGCCGCTCAATCACTTGCCATGAAATTTCATGAGAACTTCGCGAAATTCTCACAGGCAAGTAACGCTATTAAGCAGGCAGGACCAATCTATAAAGCATAAAACGTATTGTTTCCTTATCCCAAAGGATTTTATTTATATATGAAACAGCGCAGCGTGCAAAACCGCTTGCGACAACCGATCTCCCTAATGGAGTTCGGTTTTTTTCTATTTCTGCTCCCAAGTTGATTTCTAACTCCAGTCAACTCCCATATTCTCCGGTTGATATTTCCCTGATTCTCTTAGAGAATTTTCATCTCTCAAACTAGGCATTCACACATTTTTTCCGAAAATCATAAACTGTTTTGACATATCATTACTGAAATTGAAAGGGTCGAACTGTATGAAAAAAACAAAGCTTATCGCTGTTATTTCAATTATGCTGCTCCTTTTCCTTTCCGCATGTAATTCAAATGGAAATACGTCTATTCAACTTGCCGAAGTCACCCGTTCCGTTTTCTATGCACCGCAGTATGTTGCCATTGAAAAAGGATTCTTTGAAGAAGAAGGGTTGGATGTGGAATTGCAGACTACATGGGGTGGTGATACAACAATGACAGCTCTGTTATCAGATGGTGCTGATATTGCCCTTGTCGGTTCGGAAACTTCTATGTACGTATATGGGCAAGATTCCAAGGATTATGCTGTTAACTTTGCACAATTAACAGCTACAGATGGAACATTTCTTGTTGCCAAGGAACCTAATCCTGACTTTACATGGGATGAACTTAGAGGAAGCGAATTTTTAGGACAGCGTACAGGTGGTATGCCGCAGATGGTTGGTGAATTTGTATTAAAAAGTCACGATATTGATCCACATACTGATTTGAATTTAAACCAGAATATTGATTTTGCCAATATCCCAGGAGCATTTTCATCAGGTGACTATGAATATGTCCAATTATTCGAGCCAACAGCAAGTGTTTTTGAAGAAGAAGGGAACGGCCATATTGTTGCTTCCTTCGGGGAAGAGTCCGGGAAAGTACCTTACACTTCCTATATGGCGAAAGAAAGTTACTTCGATGAGAATGAAGAGGTACTCAGCAAGTTTACAAGTGCAATCTATCAAGCACAGCAGTGGGTACAGGAAAATAATGCTGAGGACATCGCAGAAGTCATCCAGCCTTATTTCGAGGATACCGAAGTGGATATGTTAGCGCAAGCAATCGATCGTTATAAAAATCAGGATTCCTTTTCGACAGATCCAACCATGGATGAAGAAGAATGGGATAACCTAAAGGCTATTATGGAAGAAGCAGACGAACTCCCAGCAGATGTACCATACCAGGAGCTGGTAAATACGGAAATTGCCGAGGAAGTCACTACTAACTAAGGAAGGGGGTTTTATTTTGTCTTTTCTAACCTTAGATCAAGTAACGCATCATTACTTTTCTAAACATAGCTTTACAAAAGCATTGGATAATATCTCACTATCTGTGAAAGAAGGTGAATTCGTAGCTCTGCTCGGCCCAAGCGGTTGTGGGAAATCAACAATCCTATCGATAATTGCAGGTATTATGAAGCAAACTTCCGGGCATGTACTTTTGCAGCAGAAACCGATAAGTGATTCCGAATTAGCAATTGGCTACATGCTACAGCAGGACTATTTATTTCCATGGAAAACAATCATGAGCAATGTATTATTAGGACCTAAAATCAACAACGACAACACCGCGGAAACGAAAGAAAAAGCATTAGAATTACTTAACAACGTTGGTCTTCCAAACGTCGCAGATGCTTACCCTAGCGCACTTTCAGGTGGAATGCGTCAACGGGTTGCACTTGTTCGAACATTAATTAATGACCCGAAAATATTTCTATTAGATGAACCATTTTCAGCTCTGGATTATCAAACAAAACTCAAATTGGAGGATCAAGTATCCGATTTACTAAACATGTATCATAAAACAACGGTTCTCGTTACACATGATATAGGAGAAGCAATTGCCATGGCTGACCGTATTTGTATTATGAAGGCCAATCCAGGGGGTATTGATAAAATTTTCGAAGTTCCTATTGAATTGCGTGATGAAAAACCATTTAGCGTACGCAGACATCCCAAATATCAAATCCTCTTCGATAAAATATGGGAAACCTTGGAACATGAGGATACAGATCCATCCGAATCAAAGGTGGTGTCAAGAAAATAATGGAAACGAAATCCGATTACCATCTTTATGAATCCTACAAAAATCAGTTAAAGCGTGAAAAGAAAGTTGTTTTTGCTTGGCAAATCAGTATATTAGTCATTTTTATTGCCCTTTGGGAAATTGCTAGCAGATTATATTGGATTGACCCCTTGATATTCAGTTCGCCAACCAAAATTGTTCATATATTAGTTGATCGATTTACAGGTGGTTCCATGGTTACGCATATCCAGGTAACATTGTTTGAAACAGTGCTTGGTTTCATTATTGGAACAGTTCTGGGTATCGTCATGGCCACATTACTTTGGTCATCAACCCGATTTTCCAAAATCATGGATCCCTATCTTGTTATTATGAATGCAATGCCCAAAGTAGCACTTGGCCCCATTATTATTGTCGCCATTGGGCCTGGTTATTTTTCAATTATTACGATGGGAGCCATCATTTCCGTGATCATTACGACACTTGTTGTGTACGCGGCTTTCAATGAAGTTGATCCTAACTATGAAAAAGTCCTAATAAGCTTCGGTGCCACGAGGTGGCAGCGTTTTAAGGAAGCTATTTTTCCGGCAACACTTCCGGTAATGATTTCTACATTAAAAGTAAATGTAGGACTCTCATGGGTTGGTGTCATCGTTGGTGAGTTTCTTGTTTCCAAACAAGGGTTAGGTTATTTAATCATTTATGGATTCCAAGTATTTGATTTTTCACTGGTTATGTCTAGCTTAGTTCTCATCGCCATATTTGCTGCGATTATGTATAAAATCGTAGAAAAGATTGAAAAATGGTTGATTAAACATTCCACGTAAGAAAAACCCCACAGAAAAAATCGCCTATAAGCTAAAATAGGCGATTTTTTCTAAGTTCATAGCTCTTTTTGTTCGTATTGCTACTTTTCATCTTCGCGGTTTACACCCTTTTGTGCCGCAAACACCAATTTTGATAAAACAGCTTATATAAGAAATTAATGCTTTCGTGATTTTGCTCCCGCGATAAGCCACGTATTTCGAATATGTTTCATACAATAATCCAAGACGCCGTCCTTCATAATAAAACTATATAAATGATTATCCTTTACGTTGGACGGGATTGTTTTTAACAAGAATGGCCCATTTGTTTCAAAATAGGTGTCCCGCTGGATGAGTTGATCAATTTGAGCGAAATAAACATTTTTAATAATGGTTTCCGTTTTTCCGGCGACATAATATTGGCCTATATAATGGATATCTTCCACTTTTCCACCGGTCTCTTCCATGACTTCTCGAATAGCAGCCTGTCTAGCTGTTTCACCCTCCTCCACATTACCTCCGGGGAATTCATAGCCTCTCCCTTTATGCTTCGTTAAAAGCCAATCATCCTTGTACCGGCAAACAACCCATACATGTTTTGGCGAAGTCGAAAACGGATGGTTATCGAAAGAAAGTTTCACTTCATTGTTATAGTAATCTCTGAATGTATACATGTTGTCAACTGCCTTTACTTAACTAATGCTTATATTTGTTATCTTCCATTTGTTCTCAAAAGTAAACTCTATTTCAATTTCATATTCATCATAGAAAAAGCTTTGATTCTCCTGGATGAGTTTTACTTGTGTTTCATTCAATTGTATCATATCATATGCGTTTTCTTCCATGAACCACGGTGGTGTTTCCGTTGGAAGAATGTATAAACCATCTGCTTCTTCTCTATAAAAATAATCAACATAAGGTTTAGCAGTTTCCCTAGTCGTTACATCTTCAAAAGCCTGAAGCAATTCCTCTTTTGTATCATAGTTTACCACTTTATAATTTTCATCTACATCTTGTACCAGCATTTCCATAAACGCATCCGTCAAAGAAATAACCGCTTCATGTGGAATATGTTCTTCTTTTTGCTGATCCTCTTCTGCGCCCACGATTTTCAGATCATTGGTGTTAATCAATGTAAATAATAATAAAATAATTCCCAGCCCTAAAATCCAATGCTTTTTCTTGAAACGTTTGCTTCCCATTTGAAATAGCCCCCTTATGTATAACTATTCCTCTAAACCTGGAAAGATAAACCAAAAATAGGAATAGAACATAATTTCATTCTATTCCTATCTTTTTCATATATGATTGTCCCTTAAAATTCCCATCTCTTTAATATGCGATTTTG
It encodes the following:
- a CDS encoding ABC transporter ATP-binding protein is translated as MSFLTLDQVTHHYFSKHSFTKALDNISLSVKEGEFVALLGPSGCGKSTILSIIAGIMKQTSGHVLLQQKPISDSELAIGYMLQQDYLFPWKTIMSNVLLGPKINNDNTAETKEKALELLNNVGLPNVADAYPSALSGGMRQRVALVRTLINDPKIFLLDEPFSALDYQTKLKLEDQVSDLLNMYHKTTVLVTHDIGEAIAMADRICIMKANPGGIDKIFEVPIELRDEKPFSVRRHPKYQILFDKIWETLEHEDTDPSESKVVSRK
- a CDS encoding ABC transporter substrate-binding protein — encoded protein: MKKTKLIAVISIMLLLFLSACNSNGNTSIQLAEVTRSVFYAPQYVAIEKGFFEEEGLDVELQTTWGGDTTMTALLSDGADIALVGSETSMYVYGQDSKDYAVNFAQLTATDGTFLVAKEPNPDFTWDELRGSEFLGQRTGGMPQMVGEFVLKSHDIDPHTDLNLNQNIDFANIPGAFSSGDYEYVQLFEPTASVFEEEGNGHIVASFGEESGKVPYTSYMAKESYFDENEEVLSKFTSAIYQAQQWVQENNAEDIAEVIQPYFEDTEVDMLAQAIDRYKNQDSFSTDPTMDEEEWDNLKAIMEEADELPADVPYQELVNTEIAEEVTTN
- the pckA gene encoding phosphoenolpyruvate carboxykinase (ATP), which produces MKTLENTLFKTISSHKNLKQNAAVSQLVENILSRNEGVLTETGAVRATTGTYTGRSPKDKFIVKDEICEDFIDWGPVNQAIDEESFNKLYEKVCMYLEKKEVLYQFKGFAGADPAYRLPIQVINEYAWHNLFSRQLFINPTDEELASHQAEFTVVSAPDFKADPAIDGTNSETFIIISFKKRVVLIGGTEYAGEIKKSIFSVMNYLLPRQNILSMHCSANVGPEGDVALFFGLSGTGKTTLSADPYRRLIGDDEHGWSPNGVFNIEGGCYAKCINLSEKKEPQIFNAIRFGSVLENVAIDEATRCLDYDNVSLTENTRAAYPLDNIDNIIEPSVAGHPNTIIFLTADASGTLPPVSKLTKEQAMYHFLSGYTSKLAGTERGVTEPQATFSACFGAPFLPLAPSTYAEMLGEKIDHHRSNVFLVNTGWTGGPYGIGTRMKLSHTRAMIHSALEGELNNVETTKDTIFGLEIPLHVPGVPDDVLVPKTTWEDKNAYTAAAQSLAMKFHENFAKFSQASNAIKQAGPIYKA
- a CDS encoding ABC transporter permease — translated: METKSDYHLYESYKNQLKREKKVVFAWQISILVIFIALWEIASRLYWIDPLIFSSPTKIVHILVDRFTGGSMVTHIQVTLFETVLGFIIGTVLGIVMATLLWSSTRFSKIMDPYLVIMNAMPKVALGPIIIVAIGPGYFSIITMGAIISVIITTLVVYAAFNEVDPNYEKVLISFGATRWQRFKEAIFPATLPVMISTLKVNVGLSWVGVIVGEFLVSKQGLGYLIIYGFQVFDFSLVMSSLVLIAIFAAIMYKIVEKIEKWLIKHST
- the ytkD gene encoding RNA deprotection pyrophosphohydrolase, with amino-acid sequence MYTFRDYYNNEVKLSFDNHPFSTSPKHVWVVCRYKDDWLLTKHKGRGYEFPGGNVEEGETARQAAIREVMEETGGKVEDIHYIGQYYVAGKTETIIKNVYFAQIDQLIQRDTYFETNGPFLLKTIPSNVKDNHLYSFIMKDGVLDYCMKHIRNTWLIAGAKSRKH